The proteins below are encoded in one region of Planctopirus limnophila DSM 3776:
- the folP gene encoding dihydropteroate synthase, with the protein MYTSSDVRWCCCEHTFEKSRQPRLMGIVNVTPDSFSDGGAFFSTDAAVQQALDLASHGAEILDIGGESTRPGSLPVAADEEIRRVIPVIREVRKHSRQAISVDTTKAQVARKALEVGANIINDISGLTFDVEMVAVARDYKAGVIINHIQGTPQTMQHNPVYTDVVQEVFDFFERRINQLIDGGISAESICLDPGIGFGKTAAHNLSLLRAIPHFQKLGRPLLVGHSRKRFLKQLTGRDVNEREYGTLGVSLALAQLGVDFLRIHDVAAHRDSLLAYSAVALNIDPEQPLQ; encoded by the coding sequence ATGTACACTTCTTCTGACGTGCGATGGTGTTGTTGCGAGCACACCTTCGAGAAAAGTCGTCAGCCTCGACTGATGGGAATTGTGAATGTCACTCCCGACAGTTTTTCTGATGGAGGAGCGTTTTTCTCGACAGACGCTGCTGTTCAGCAGGCTCTTGATCTCGCCAGTCATGGTGCGGAGATACTGGATATCGGTGGCGAATCGACACGCCCCGGTTCATTACCCGTCGCCGCGGACGAGGAGATCAGACGCGTCATTCCTGTGATTCGCGAAGTCCGAAAGCATTCCCGGCAAGCAATTTCCGTTGATACGACCAAAGCTCAGGTGGCCAGGAAAGCCCTGGAGGTTGGTGCCAATATCATCAACGATATTTCCGGGTTAACGTTTGATGTGGAGATGGTGGCCGTCGCTCGCGACTACAAGGCCGGCGTGATCATCAATCACATTCAAGGCACTCCGCAAACCATGCAGCACAATCCGGTCTACACAGATGTTGTGCAGGAGGTGTTTGATTTTTTTGAGCGAAGAATCAACCAGTTAATCGACGGCGGGATTTCAGCCGAATCGATCTGTCTTGACCCCGGAATCGGGTTTGGCAAAACGGCGGCACATAATCTCTCGCTATTGCGAGCCATACCGCACTTTCAAAAACTGGGGCGACCGTTGCTCGTTGGTCATTCTCGGAAAAGGTTTCTTAAGCAACTTACCGGGCGTGATGTCAACGAAAGAGAATACGGAACGTTAGGTGTCAGTCTGGCTCTGGCACAATTGGGAGTCGATTTTCTCAGGATCCATGATGTGGCTGCACATAGGGATAGCCTGCTGGCTTACAGTGCCGTGGCTTTGAACATCGATCCAGAACAACCGCTTCAGTAA